A genomic stretch from Gardnerella leopoldii includes:
- a CDS encoding ABC transporter family substrate-binding protein: MKNTNAGKLTVFAAAALSVAMLLGACGGATNNAGKAGMTEEPAAGVDTSYTGELPMPDVNKRYDNPQSRDNVKDGGTYTVALPVLGPNWNYASNDGNSGYMATLWGFYQPNLMAYDTVKGEKLKYNPDYITSVKKVSDKPLVVQYNLNPKAKWNDGTDIDYTAFKATWQALSGKNKEYSVPSTEGYDCIKSVEQGSTPKQVVVTYEKPCATWEVLFAPLVHPKAGDVKTFNQGWVNNPHNEWGAGPFQIESATENQVVFTRNPKWWGKKAKLDKVVVKRMEDTAALNAFQNGEIDAVTDSISAKDAIKSARSVKGAQLRYGYSTKVRVLNFNAKSKPLNELAVRKAVVQAFDVATYNKIQFQGMNWKSEQPGSELLSMFQAGYKNNLPADGKYNTENAKKTLEAAGYKMGKDGYYEKGGKTLEISFTFFGDDSTQAALANAFQAMMKKAGIKCKTVNHAVAKFSEVVASHEYQVLPLAWQSQSPLSFLSAASQVYKSDSDSNLGLVGNKKIDAMLNKIGKTYDYKEQTDYANKAESAALALYGTLPVSAPPIYQVFKKGFANNGPAGYATTYPEDMGWQK; this comes from the coding sequence ATGAAAAATACAAATGCAGGTAAACTGACTGTATTTGCCGCAGCTGCACTTTCTGTTGCAATGCTGCTCGGCGCTTGCGGCGGTGCTACTAACAATGCTGGTAAAGCAGGTATGACTGAAGAGCCAGCTGCTGGTGTTGACACTTCTTACACTGGCGAACTTCCAATGCCAGATGTCAACAAGCGTTACGATAATCCACAGTCACGTGACAACGTTAAGGACGGCGGCACTTACACCGTTGCTCTTCCTGTTCTCGGCCCAAACTGGAATTACGCTTCTAACGACGGTAACTCTGGTTACATGGCTACTTTGTGGGGCTTCTACCAGCCAAATCTTATGGCTTATGACACCGTTAAGGGTGAGAAGCTTAAGTACAACCCTGACTACATCACTTCCGTTAAGAAGGTTAGCGATAAGCCACTTGTTGTTCAGTACAACTTGAACCCAAAGGCCAAGTGGAACGACGGCACTGATATTGATTACACCGCATTTAAGGCTACTTGGCAGGCTTTGAGCGGCAAGAATAAGGAATACTCCGTCCCAAGTACTGAAGGCTATGACTGCATCAAGAGTGTTGAACAAGGTTCCACTCCAAAGCAGGTTGTAGTGACTTATGAGAAGCCATGCGCAACATGGGAAGTGCTTTTCGCTCCACTGGTTCATCCAAAGGCCGGTGACGTTAAGACCTTCAACCAGGGTTGGGTGAACAATCCTCACAATGAGTGGGGTGCAGGTCCATTCCAGATTGAGTCCGCAACCGAAAATCAGGTTGTTTTCACCCGCAATCCAAAGTGGTGGGGTAAGAAGGCAAAGCTCGATAAGGTTGTTGTAAAGCGTATGGAAGATACTGCAGCTTTGAACGCTTTCCAGAACGGTGAAATCGATGCTGTAACCGATAGCATTTCTGCTAAGGACGCAATCAAGTCTGCTCGTAGCGTTAAGGGCGCTCAGCTGCGTTACGGCTACAGCACCAAGGTTCGCGTGCTTAACTTCAACGCTAAGTCCAAGCCACTTAACGAGCTTGCAGTTCGTAAGGCTGTTGTTCAGGCATTCGACGTTGCTACCTACAACAAGATTCAGTTCCAGGGCATGAACTGGAAGAGCGAGCAGCCAGGTTCTGAGCTTCTCTCCATGTTCCAGGCTGGCTACAAGAACAATCTTCCTGCTGACGGCAAGTACAACACCGAAAACGCTAAGAAGACCCTTGAAGCTGCTGGCTACAAGATGGGCAAGGATGGTTACTATGAGAAGGGCGGAAAGACTCTTGAAATTTCCTTCACCTTCTTCGGCGATGATTCTACTCAGGCAGCTCTTGCTAACGCATTCCAGGCCATGATGAAGAAGGCTGGAATTAAGTGCAAGACTGTGAACCATGCTGTTGCTAAGTTCTCCGAGGTTGTTGCTTCGCACGAGTACCAGGTGCTTCCATTGGCATGGCAGTCCCAATCTCCATTGAGCTTCTTGTCTGCAGCAAGCCAGGTTTACAAGTCTGATAGCGATTCCAACCTCGGTCTCGTTGGCAATAAGAAGATTGATGCTATGCTCAACAAGATTGGCAAGACCTACGATTACAAAGAACAGACTGATTATGCAAACAAGGCAGAGTCTGCAGCTCTCGCACTCTACGGAACTCTTCCAGTTTCTGCTCCTCCTATTTACCAGGTGTTCAAGAAGGGCTTTGCTAACAACGGCCCTGCTGGTTACGCAACCACCTACCCAGAGGATATGGGCTGGCAGAAGTAA
- a CDS encoding ABC transporter ATP-binding protein, whose protein sequence is MTDIANNAIKEETTMEDQNNEPLLSVRDLQVSFASEAGTVHAVRGMNFDLYRGKTIGIVGESGSGKSVTSLAVMGLLDKNASVKGSVKYKGEELLTKTDLEMSKIRGKNIAMVFQDPLSALTPVFSIGDQLKEALVIHNPDMSEEQIRERSIELLDLVGITKPAERLKAFPHEFSGGMRQRVMIAMAIANDPDIIIADEPTTALDVTIQAQVLEVLKKAQRETGAAMIFITHDLGVIAGVADEVIVMYAGHLVEHNSVEEIFAHPTQPYTIGLLGAVPRVDQKRTRRLTPISKPTMDMLMAEEESGDDSTMIGLEAESETVRSLLHAETEKPIKPMFEGIPREQRKVVLDVKNLVKTFPITSGGFLRRKVGEVRAVDGVSIEVREGETVALVGESGSGKSTTLMEIMGLKKPESGSITVFGTELNDKLTREQRRELRSKIQYVFQDPMSSLDPRMLVYDILAEPLLVQKKSKEEIRQRIAELMQLVELNPDQVDRFPTQFSGGQRQRIAIARALAVNPKLLLLDEPVSALDVSIQAGIINLLEDLQDKLGVAYLFVAHNMAVVRHISSRIAVMYHGRIVESGETDEVFDNPKHPYTQALISAVPIPDPTIEKNRKRIILSEEDNFDDVR, encoded by the coding sequence ATGACTGATATTGCAAATAACGCTATTAAGGAAGAAACCACGATGGAAGATCAAAACAACGAACCGTTGCTTTCAGTACGCGACTTGCAAGTTAGCTTCGCTTCTGAAGCTGGTACTGTGCATGCTGTGCGCGGAATGAATTTTGATTTGTACCGCGGAAAGACTATTGGTATCGTTGGCGAGTCCGGTTCCGGTAAGTCGGTTACTTCTTTGGCTGTGATGGGCTTACTCGATAAGAATGCTAGTGTTAAAGGTTCGGTTAAGTATAAGGGCGAGGAGCTTCTTACTAAAACTGATCTTGAGATGAGTAAGATTCGTGGCAAGAATATTGCCATGGTTTTCCAGGATCCTCTTTCTGCTTTAACTCCAGTTTTCTCTATTGGTGATCAGCTTAAGGAAGCTTTGGTTATTCATAACCCGGACATGAGCGAAGAGCAGATTCGCGAGCGTTCTATTGAATTGCTTGATTTGGTTGGTATTACTAAGCCGGCTGAGCGTTTGAAGGCTTTCCCTCACGAGTTTTCTGGTGGTATGCGCCAGCGCGTGATGATTGCTATGGCAATTGCTAACGATCCGGATATTATTATTGCAGACGAGCCTACTACCGCTTTGGATGTGACTATTCAGGCTCAGGTTTTGGAAGTTTTGAAGAAAGCTCAGCGCGAAACCGGCGCTGCAATGATTTTCATTACTCACGATTTGGGCGTAATTGCTGGCGTTGCAGACGAAGTTATTGTTATGTACGCGGGCCATTTGGTTGAGCATAATAGCGTTGAGGAGATTTTTGCTCACCCAACTCAGCCGTACACTATTGGCTTGTTGGGCGCTGTTCCTCGCGTTGATCAAAAGCGCACTCGTCGTTTGACTCCAATTTCTAAGCCGACTATGGATATGCTTATGGCTGAAGAAGAGAGCGGCGACGACAGCACTATGATTGGTCTTGAAGCGGAAAGCGAAACTGTTCGCTCGCTGCTTCATGCGGAAACCGAAAAGCCAATTAAGCCAATGTTTGAAGGCATTCCTCGTGAGCAACGAAAAGTTGTTTTGGATGTTAAGAACTTGGTTAAAACATTCCCAATTACTAGCGGCGGCTTCTTGCGACGTAAGGTTGGCGAAGTTCGCGCGGTTGATGGTGTGAGTATTGAGGTTCGTGAAGGCGAAACTGTGGCTTTGGTTGGCGAGTCTGGTTCTGGTAAGTCCACGACTTTGATGGAGATTATGGGCTTGAAGAAGCCTGAGTCTGGTTCTATTACAGTTTTTGGTACTGAGTTGAACGATAAGTTGACTCGTGAGCAGCGTCGCGAACTTCGTTCTAAGATTCAGTACGTGTTCCAGGATCCAATGAGTTCTCTTGATCCTCGTATGCTTGTTTACGATATTTTGGCCGAGCCTTTGCTTGTGCAAAAGAAGTCGAAGGAAGAAATTCGCCAGCGTATTGCTGAGCTTATGCAATTGGTTGAGTTGAATCCTGATCAAGTTGATCGCTTCCCAACGCAGTTCTCCGGCGGCCAGCGTCAGCGTATCGCTATTGCTCGCGCTTTGGCTGTGAATCCTAAGCTTTTGCTTCTTGATGAGCCAGTTTCGGCTTTGGATGTTTCTATTCAGGCTGGAATTATTAACTTGCTTGAAGATTTGCAAGACAAGTTGGGTGTTGCTTACTTGTTCGTGGCGCATAACATGGCTGTTGTTCGACATATTTCTAGCCGAATTGCTGTTATGTATCACGGTCGAATTGTTGAATCTGGTGAAACGGATGAGGTGTTTGATAATCCAAAGCACCCTTACACTCAGGCTTTGATTAGCGCTGTGCCAATTCCGGATCCTACAATTGAGAAGAACCGTAAGCGTATTATTCTTTCTGAAGAAGATAATTTTGACGATGTTAGGTAA
- a CDS encoding ABC transporter permease: protein MNKKDVSSKPQESAADRKATAGAWGNFKRTGKMTLYTRRFFRRPSAVVGLVMLVILILFALFGSKISKWSYDEPDFSSLATPPSAEHWLGTTPGGSDMYAMVVRGLGRSLSIGIVSSITITVIAALVGTAISYFEGWFEQVGMWLLDMLLIVPSFLLIALIISASSGGSDWLWLAFGLTAFGWIGYARTLRTLTLSLREREYVRAAKFEGVSSFRIIVRHLVPNLGSVLIINTVLGVIGAINGETALSFLGLGIKAPDTSLGTLLNAGQSVVQTSPWVLLVPSAVLVLLTFSVQLIGDGLRDAIDPYSRSVGKAD, encoded by the coding sequence ATGAATAAAAAAGATGTATCTTCAAAACCTCAAGAGTCTGCTGCAGATAGAAAAGCTACTGCTGGTGCCTGGGGCAACTTTAAACGCACTGGTAAGATGACGCTTTATACGCGTCGATTCTTCCGTCGCCCGTCTGCAGTTGTGGGCTTGGTTATGCTTGTAATTTTGATTCTTTTTGCTTTGTTTGGCTCAAAGATTTCAAAGTGGAGCTACGACGAACCAGACTTTTCTTCTCTAGCAACTCCTCCTTCTGCAGAGCATTGGCTTGGCACTACGCCAGGCGGTTCAGACATGTACGCAATGGTTGTGCGCGGACTTGGCCGTTCACTTTCCATTGGTATTGTTAGTTCTATTACCATTACAGTTATTGCTGCTTTGGTTGGTACTGCCATTTCTTACTTCGAAGGATGGTTTGAGCAGGTTGGTATGTGGCTTTTGGACATGCTGCTGATTGTTCCTTCCTTCCTGCTGATTGCTTTAATCATTAGTGCTTCTAGTGGTGGTAGCGATTGGCTGTGGTTGGCATTTGGCTTAACAGCTTTTGGTTGGATTGGTTACGCTCGTACTCTTCGTACGTTGACTTTGAGCTTGCGCGAACGTGAGTATGTTCGTGCAGCTAAGTTCGAGGGCGTTTCTTCGTTCCGCATTATTGTGCGCCACTTGGTTCCAAACTTGGGTTCTGTATTGATTATTAACACGGTTCTTGGTGTTATTGGTGCGATTAACGGCGAAACTGCTTTGAGCTTCTTGGGCCTTGGTATTAAGGCTCCGGATACTTCTCTTGGTACTTTGCTTAATGCTGGCCAAAGCGTTGTGCAGACTTCTCCGTGGGTGCTTTTGGTGCCGTCTGCAGTGCTTGTTTTGCTAACCTTCTCCGTGCAGCTTATTGGTGACGGTTTGCGTGATGCCATTGATCCATATTCTAGGTCTGTTGGTAAGGCCGACTAA
- a CDS encoding ABC transporter permease: MIRYIVKRCLNYVVMLFVAVSMTYFLTSAFMRPRSNYMSRHPHPPIASINRSLDLANINDQTPVFTRYCRWIYNIFTKWDWGLSPDQAPVGPAIMSRIGASVQLVTGATILGIVLGVSVGVYTAIRQYKWQDRVLNSTATFLLVVPAAVLGLMVVLAAISINRATGVRLFYVTGLHSYQGSDPFMFLLDFLQHLILPTIVMTIPGMVGYHLTQRTYLLDTMNADYVRTARAKGLPLNLAIRRHALRTSLIPTAVDVAFSIAGVFTGAVITETVFAINGLGSYFVQTIMQNDINGSVAIAAFGAVCTLVGALLADIFSAWLDPRIRLN; encoded by the coding sequence ATGATACGATACATCGTTAAACGATGCCTGAATTATGTGGTGATGTTGTTTGTTGCCGTATCCATGACGTATTTCTTGACAAGTGCTTTTATGAGACCGCGTTCGAACTACATGTCTAGGCATCCGCATCCACCTATTGCATCAATCAACCGTTCTTTGGATTTGGCAAATATTAACGACCAGACTCCAGTGTTTACTCGTTATTGCCGTTGGATTTACAACATTTTTACTAAGTGGGATTGGGGATTGAGCCCAGATCAGGCTCCAGTTGGTCCGGCAATTATGTCTCGTATTGGCGCATCTGTTCAGCTGGTTACTGGCGCTACAATTCTTGGCATTGTTCTCGGTGTTAGCGTTGGTGTTTACACTGCTATCCGTCAGTACAAGTGGCAAGATAGAGTTCTTAATTCCACCGCAACCTTCCTGCTGGTTGTTCCTGCAGCAGTTTTGGGTTTGATGGTTGTGCTTGCTGCTATTAGCATTAACCGCGCAACAGGCGTGCGACTTTTCTACGTTACTGGTTTGCACTCTTACCAGGGTTCTGACCCGTTCATGTTCCTTCTTGACTTCCTTCAGCATTTGATTTTGCCGACGATTGTTATGACAATTCCTGGCATGGTTGGGTATCATTTAACGCAGCGCACGTATCTTCTCGATACTATGAATGCTGATTACGTTCGTACGGCTCGCGCTAAGGGCTTACCTTTGAATTTGGCTATTCGCCGCCACGCTTTGCGTACTTCTTTGATTCCAACAGCTGTTGACGTCGCCTTCTCTATTGCAGGCGTGTTTACGGGTGCTGTGATTACTGAAACCGTGTTTGCTATTAACGGTCTTGGTAGCTACTTCGTTCAGACCATTATGCAGAACGATATTAACGGTTCTGTTGCTATTGCAGCGTTTGGTGCTGTATGTACCTTAGTTGGTGCTCTGCTTGCAGATATCTTCTCTGCTTGGCTCGACCCACGTATTCGTTTGAACTAG
- a CDS encoding C1 family peptidase: MAENIKAVTLEHVKNYSKHFNEQRANLLAANAAVTNGVLKAATSYQGKRALPREFSIELKQGSITNQKRSGRCWMFASLNTLRYEVMHKWNLDDFEFSESYLFFWDKIEKANAYLENVLSTLDEDVNSRLFESINYGPIDDGGWWQMFVNLVNKYGLVPKSAYPDSQNSVDSDAFVQYINTKLREFAYELREAHKNGTSLEELREMKVRDLETVYRMTTIALGEPPAQFDFFARTKDDDDKKDGEKDETKKDSEKTSKADKPKTGKDERPMICEYGITPLEFAKKYVPVDVNDFVTICNAPMERTPFNKLYQFKYSTNVAETKEMEFVNVPLDVFKKAAVDQLKDGHPIWFACDCTQFSLRDSGFFDPAVVRVDELFDVKFTFDKAHGLEYMDCPGNHAMTFTGVNLNKDGDPDRWKIENSWGKDAGEDGYYVGSAEWFDRYVNEIIINKKYLDKETLAVLDQEPVMLEPWAPLSKRCR, from the coding sequence ATGGCTGAAAACATCAAAGCCGTAACTCTGGAACATGTAAAAAATTATTCCAAACATTTTAACGAACAGCGCGCAAATCTTCTCGCCGCGAATGCAGCAGTAACAAATGGTGTACTTAAAGCCGCAACAAGCTACCAAGGCAAGCGTGCTCTTCCTCGCGAATTCTCAATAGAATTAAAACAAGGCAGCATTACCAATCAGAAGCGCTCCGGACGCTGCTGGATGTTCGCCTCACTTAATACTTTGCGATACGAAGTAATGCATAAGTGGAATTTAGACGACTTTGAGTTTTCAGAAAGCTACCTATTCTTCTGGGACAAGATTGAAAAAGCAAACGCTTATTTGGAAAATGTGCTTTCAACACTTGATGAAGATGTTAATAGCCGACTTTTTGAGAGCATTAACTATGGTCCAATCGATGACGGCGGCTGGTGGCAAATGTTCGTCAACTTGGTAAACAAGTACGGACTTGTGCCAAAGAGTGCATATCCAGATTCACAGAACTCAGTCGACTCTGATGCATTCGTACAGTACATCAATACCAAGTTGCGCGAGTTTGCATACGAATTGCGTGAAGCTCATAAGAACGGAACTTCTTTGGAAGAATTGCGCGAAATGAAAGTTCGCGATTTGGAAACCGTTTATCGCATGACAACTATTGCCCTGGGTGAACCACCTGCACAGTTTGACTTCTTCGCGCGAACTAAAGATGACGACGATAAGAAGGACGGCGAAAAAGACGAAACCAAGAAAGATAGCGAGAAAACCAGCAAAGCTGACAAGCCAAAAACCGGCAAAGATGAGCGTCCAATGATTTGTGAATATGGAATTACTCCACTTGAGTTCGCAAAGAAGTACGTCCCAGTTGACGTAAACGACTTCGTAACAATATGCAACGCGCCTATGGAACGCACACCATTCAACAAGCTCTACCAATTCAAGTACAGCACCAACGTAGCTGAAACAAAGGAAATGGAATTTGTTAACGTTCCTCTCGATGTATTCAAAAAAGCAGCTGTAGACCAATTAAAAGATGGTCATCCAATCTGGTTTGCATGCGATTGCACACAGTTCTCCTTGCGTGACAGTGGATTCTTCGATCCTGCAGTTGTGCGCGTAGATGAATTGTTTGATGTGAAGTTTACATTCGATAAAGCTCACGGTTTGGAATATATGGATTGCCCAGGAAATCACGCAATGACATTCACTGGCGTAAATCTTAATAAAGATGGCGATCCAGATCGCTGGAAGATCGAGAACAGCTGGGGCAAGGATGCTGGCGAAGACGGCTATTATGTTGGCTCAGCAGAGTGGTTCGATCGTTATGTGAACGAAATAATCATCAACAAAAAGTACCTTGACAAAGAAACTTTAGCTGTATTGGATCAAGAACCAGTAATGCTTGAACCATGGGCGCCACTTTCGAAGCGTTGCCGTTAA